The genomic stretch TTATGCGTCACCCGCAAGAAGGTGCTGCAAGATTAGCATCAGAATTCTCCAATGTACCTGTGATTAACGGTGGTGATGGCTCTAATCAACATCCGACGCAAACCTTGTTAGACCTCTTCTCTATCTACGAAACACAAGGCCGTTTAGATAATTTAAACATCGCTTTTGTAGGTGATTTGAAATACGGTCGAACCGTGCACTCTTTAGCACAAGCACTCGCTAAATTCGACGGATGCAAATTCCATTTTATCGCACCAGATGCGCTCGCTATGCCTGAATATATTTGTGATGAGCTAGATGAACAGAATATCAGTTATGAAACATACGCGTCGATAGAAGAAATTGTGCCTGAAATTGATGTGCTATACATGACTCGCGTTCAAAAAGAACGATTTGATGAAACAGAATATCAGCACATGAAAGCAGGTTTTATTTTATCAGCAAGTTCATTAGAACATGCAAAGCCAAATCTGAAGGTTTTACATCCGTTACCACGTGTTGATGAAATCACGATTGATGTAGACAAAACGCCTTACGCTTATTATTTCCAGCAAGCAGAAAATGGTGTCTACGCACGTGAAGCTTTACTTGCATTAGTGCTAAATGAAACAATCGGAGAGTAAAATGAAACATAATCACATGCAGGTAGAAGCCATTTGTAATGGCTACGTTATTGATCATATTCCATCAGGCCAAGGCGTTAAAATATTAAAATTATTTAGCCTGACCGATACTAAGCAGCGTGTTACGGTTGGTTTTAATCTACCAACTCATGACGGGGGTGCTAAAGATCTCATCAAAGTAGAGAACACTGAGATCACCAAGTCACAAGCAAATCAATTAGCATTGCTTGCGCCGGATGCTACCATCAACATAATTGAAAATTTTAAAGTAACAGATAAGCACTCGCTGACGTTACCAAGTGAAGTTGAAAATGTATTTCCATGTCCTAATTCAAATTGCATTACGCATGGAGAGCCGGTTATCTCTTCTTTTTCGATAAAAAAAACAAAAGGTAATATCGGCTTAAAATGTAAGTACTGTGAGAAAACATTTTCAAAAGACATTGTCACCGAACAAGTCTAATGACCGCGATAGAGAGTTAATAACATGGCTCTCTATCGCCATCTCTAATTTAGTTATTTATCTTCTACGTTAAAACACGCTTCTAGTTCAGCTTTTATTTCAGCAAAACCTTTTTCTCTTAATAACTCAATATTACGTTCAGGTATCTCCTCTGGATTTGGAAATACTCGTAATACACGAGCCATTTCATGTTCACGAATAATATGTAATATTGGATAAGGTGAGCGGTTAGTGAAGTTAGCTGCATCTTTAATACCTGAGTCATCAAAGCGATACTTTGGATGCATGTGAGCTAATTGATAGATCCCTTCATAATCCTGCATTTCTAATAGATCATTCGCATAATCGATTAAATCGAGGAAATCATCAAAACTCGCACTGAGTTTAGGTATCACGACAAGTGTTGTAGCAATATCTTTATTCGTATCTAAGCGAATGAATTCAGCGTTAACCTGTTCTAATATCTCTTTTAGATCACTCGTATCGAGTACAGTACAGTGAATAGTTTTACGCTCTAACTCTTTTTTAGCAAAAGGACAGATATTATATTTAACAATAATATCTTTTACCCATTTTAGCGTCTGTAATTTAATGATTTCATGGTTATCAGGCATGTGTGAATCCTAAACATTCAAATTTGGCGTGTTAACCACAAAATACCGTGATTAAGTTTAGATAGTAAATTGATTAGCGAAATTGTAACTTAACGGGTAGAGAATTACAGGTATAAAAAAAGCCGATATCCATGATATCGGCTTTTTTCGCTCAAGACAGCGTCTTGAATCTTGTTTAGCGTTTGGCGATGCCCTACTCTCACATGGGGAAACCCCACACTACCATCGGCGTTATTACGTTTCACTACTGAGTTCGGAATGGAATCAGGTGGTACCGCAACACTATGGTCACCAAACAAATTTTTCGAGTCTTACGAATCATCTGCTCTGATTTAAGACATACTCTTAAATCAAGTCTACCTAGACAAGGTCTAAATAAACAGTAATTTGGCGCTTGGCGATGCCCTACTCTCACATGGGGAAACCCCACACTACCATCGGCGTTATTACGTTTCACTACTGAGTTCGGAATGGAGTCAGGTGGTACCGCAACACTATGGTCACCAAGCAAATCTGGTTTGCTTTCTATAGAAGTTTTCACTTCGTTTTAATCTGAAAAGCTATAAATAAAGAAGTCTTTAAAACATAAAGTGTTCAATCTATTCTTAAGTCGATTATTTCAATTAATCATACCACTTACGTACGAGTCGTACTTCAGTTTGTATGGTTAAGCCTCACGGGTAATTAGTACAAGTTAGCTCAATGCCTCACAGCACTTACACACCTTGCCTATCAACGTTGTAGTCTCCAACGGCCCTTTAGGGAGCTTAAAGCTCCAGTGAGAACTCATCTCGAGGCCTGCTTCCCGCTTAGATGCTTTCAGCGGTTATCAGTTCCGAACTTAGCTACCGGGCAATGCTATTGGCATAACAACCCGAACACCAGTGGTTCGTCCACTCCGGTCCTCTCGTACTAGGAGCAGCTCCTCTCAATTCTCAAACGCCCACGGCAGATAGGGACCGAACTGTCTCACGACGTTCTAAACCCAGCTCGCGTACCACTTTAAATGGCGAACAGCCATACCCTTGGGACCAACTTCAGCCCCAGGATGTGATGAGCCGACATCGAGGTGCCAAACACCGCCGTCGATATGAACTCTTGGGCGGTATCAGCCTGTTATCCCCGGAGTACCTTTTATCCGTTGAGCGATGGCCCTTCCATTCAGAACCACCGGATCACTAAGACCTACTTTCGTACCTGCTCGACGTGTCTGTCTCGCAGTTAAGCTGGCTTATGCCTTTGCACTAACCACATGATGTCCAACCATGTTTAGCCAACCTTCGTGCTCCTCCGTTACTCTTTGGGAGGAGACCGCCCCAGTCAAACTACCCACCAGACACTGTCCGCAATCCCGATAAGGGACCTACGTTAGAACATCAAACGTACAAGGGTGGTATTTCAAGGACGACTCAATATCATCTAGCGACAATATTTCATAGTCTCCCACCTATCCTACACATGTAGGTTCAATGTTCAGTGCCAAGCTATAGTAAAGGTTCACGGGGTCTTTCCGTCTAGCCGCGGGTACACTGCATCTTAACAGCGATTTCAATTTCACTGAGTCTCGGGTGGAGACAGCGTGGCCATCATTACGCCATTCGTGCAGGTCGGAACTTACCCGACAAGGAATTTCGCTACCTTAGGACCGTTATAGTTACGGCCGCCGTTTACCGGGGCTTCGATCATGAGCTTCGACCTAAGTCTAACCCAATCAATTAACCTTCCGGCACCGGGCAGGCGTCACACCGTATACGTCATCTTTCGATTTTGCACAGTGCTGTGTTTTTAATAAACAGTTGCAGCCACCATTTCTCTGCGACCAACAATAGCTTACGGAGCAAGTCCTTCACCATCATTGGCGTACCTTCTCCCGAAGTTACGGTACCATTTTGCCTAGTTCCTTCACCCGAGTTCTCTCAAGCGCCTTAGTATTCTCTACCTAACCACCTGTGTCGGTTTGGGGTACGATTCTCTCATATCTGAAGCTTAGAGGTTTTTCCTGGAAGCCGGGTATCAACTACTTCATCTCCGTAGAGACTCGTCATCAGTTCTCAGCATTCTCATTAAAGAGAGCGACCCGGATTTGCCTAAGTCACTTGCCTACTACCTTAAACATGGACAACCATCGCCATGCTAGCCTAACCTTCTCCGTCACCCCATCGCAATATAAGCGAGTACTGGAATATTAACCAGTTTCCCATCGACTACGCCTTTCGGCCTCGCCTTAGGAGTCGACTCACCCTGCCCCGATTAACGTTGGACAGGAACCCTTGGTCTTTCGGCGTGGAGGTTTTTCACCCCCATTATCGTTACTCATGTCAACATTCGCACTTCTGATACCTCCAGCAAGCTTCTCAACTCACCTTCAACGGCTTACAGAACGCTCCTCTACCATGCAAGAACAAGTCTTGCATCCGTAGCTTCGGTGGTATGTTTAGCCCCGTTAAATCTTCCGCGCAGACCGACTCGACCAGTGAGCTATTACGCTTTCTTTAAAGATGGCTGCTTCTAAGCCAACTTGGCTGTCTGAGCCTTTCCACATCGTTTCCCACTTAACATACACTTTGGGACCTTAGCTGACGGTCTGGGTTGTTTCCCTTTCCACGACGGACGTTAGCACCCGCCGTGTGTCTCCCGCGATTGAACTTATTGGTATTCGGAGTTTGCAAGGGTTGGTAAGTCGGGATGACCCCTAGCCTTAACAGTGCTCTACCCCAATAGTTAGACGCGAGGCGCTACCTAAATAGCTTTCGAGGAGAACCAGCTATCTCCCGGTTTGATTGGCCTTTCACCCCCAGCCACAAGTCATCCGCTAATTTTTCAACATTAGTCGGTTCGGTCCTCCAGTTGATGTTACTCAACCTTCAACCTGCCCATGGCTAGATCACCGGGTTTCGGGTCTAATCCCAGCAACTATTCGCGCAGTTAACACTCGGTTTCCCTACGGCTCCGCTATTCGCTTAACCTTGCTACTGAAATTAAGTCGTTGACCCATTATACAAAAGGTACGCAGTCACAGAACAAGTCTGCTCCCACTGCTTGTACGTATACGGTTTCAGGTTCTATTTCACTCCCCTCACAGGGGTTCTTTTCGCCTTTCCCTCACGGTACTGGTTCACTATCGGTCAGTCAGTAGTATTTAGCCTTGGAAGATGGTCCTCCCATATTCAAACAGCATATCACGTGTGCCGTCCTACTCGATTTCACAGTAAGGTCGTTTTCATGTACGGGACTATCACCCTGTATCGTGAAACTTTCCAGAATCTTCCACTAACTTCCAAACTGCTTAAGGGCTAGACCCCGTTCGCTCGCCGCTACTAAGGGTATCTCTATTGATTTCTTTTCCTCGGGGTACTTAGATGTTTCAGTTCTCCCGGTTCGCTTCGCAACGCTATGTATTCACGTTACGATACCTTACTTAGTAAGGTGGGTTCCCCCATTCGGAAATCTGTGGATTAACGCTTTTTATCAACTCCCCACAGCTTAACGCAGATTAACACGTCCTTCATCGCCTCTGACTGCCTAGGCATCCACCGTATACGCTTAGTCACTTAACCATACAATCTAAAGTAGACCGTACAATTGAAATAACTAGGTATTATCTAGTTTTTTTCGCCTCAAGAATACTCAAGAACACTTCATTGTTATTACCGAAGTAATAACGTGTTTTAAGAACTTCTTTATTTATTCAGCTTTCCAAATTTTTAAAGAGCAATTTGCTAAAAAGCAAAGATAAGCGTTGCTTATCTTTACTTTCTAACGTCTTTAACGTTTCTATTCAAGCAATTTGTGTGGGCACTTACAAAAATTAACAACTTTACGTAAGGAGGTGATCCAGCCCCAGGTTCCCCTAGGGCTACCTTGTTACGACTTCACCCCAGTCATGAACCACACCGTGGTCATCGCCCTCCCGAAGGTTAAGCTAATGACTTCTGGTGCAGCCCACTCCCATGGTGTGACGGGCGGTGTGTACAAGGCCCGGGAACGTATTCACCGTGACATTCTGATTCACGATTACTAGCGATTCCGACTTCATGGGGTCGAGTTGCAGACCCCAATCCGGACTACGACGCACTTTATGGGATTCGCTTACCATCGCTGGTTTGCAGCCCTTTGTATGCGCCATTGTAGCACGTGTGTAGCCCTACTCGTAAGGGCCATGATGACTTGACGTCGTCCCCACCTTCCTCCGGTTTATCACCGGCAGTCTCCTTAGAGTTCCCACCATTACGTGCTGGCAAATAAGGATAAGGGTTGCGCTCGTTGCGGGACTTAACCCAACATTTCACAACACGAGCTGACGACAGCCATGCAGCACCTGTCTCATAGTTCCCGAAGGCACCAATCCATCTCTGGAAAGTTCTATGGATGTCAAGAGTAGGTAAGGTTCTTCGCGTTGCATCGAATTAAACCACATGCTCCACCGCTTGTGCGGGCCCCCGTCAATTCATTTGAGTTTTAACCTTGCGGCCGTACTCTGGCATGGTCTACTTAATGCGTTAGCTTAAGAGCCCAGTTCTCAAGGAACCAAACTCCGAGTAGACATCGTTTACGGCGTGGACTACCGGGGTATCTAATCCCGTTTGCTACCCACGCTTTCGCATCTGAGCGTCAGTTACTTGCCAGGCCGCCTTCGCCACTGGTATTCCTTCAGATCTCTACGCATTTCACCGCTACACCTGAAATTCTACCACCCTCTCAAGAACTCTAGTTTGCCAGTTCGAAATGCAGTTCTAAGGTTGAGCCCGGGGCTTTCACATCTCGCTTAACAAACCGCCTGCATGCGCTTTACGCCCAGTAATTCCGATTAACGCTTGCACCCTCCGTATTACCGCGGCTGCTGGCACGGAGTTAGCCGGTGCTTCTTCTGCGAGTAACGTCACAGTGATAAAGTATTAATTTATCACCTTTCCTCCTCGCTGAAAGTACTTTACAACCCGAAGGCCTTCTTCATACACGCGGTATGGCTGCATCAGGCTTTCGCCCATTGTGCAATATTCCCCACTGCTGCCTCCCGTAGGAGTCTGGACCGTGTCTCAGTTCCAGTGTGGCTGATCATCCTCTCAGACCAGCTAGGGATCGTCGCCTTGGTGAGCTCTTACCTCACCAACAAGCTAATCCCACTTGGGCTCATCTAGTCGCGAGAGCTTTCAAGAAGAGGCCCCCTTTCACCCGTAGGTCGTATGCGGTATTAGCAGTCGTTTCCAACTGTTGTCCCCCTCGACTAGGCAGATTCCCAAGCATTACTCACCCGTCCGCCGCTCGACGCCAGAATAGCAAGCTATTCTTCGTTTCCGCTCGACTTGCATGTGTTAAGCCTACCGCCAGCGTTCAATCTGAGCCATGATCAAACTCTTCAATTAAAAGTTTTTTGACTAATCAGCGATGCTGATTAAGTCGGCTCAATGAATTCTGTACTTTAATTGCAAAGCAATTAAGCTTCGTAATTAATAATAAAATCTTTCGATTTAATTTAATGTTCACAATTACATTGATATAATATTTGGTCATTATATCTCTGCAAGTGCTCACACAGATTACTTGAATAAATTGTTAAAGAGCATTAACCTTACGGTCTGATTGTGTGCGCTAAGCACTACAATTTTAAAATAACACTCATAGAATGTTATTTAAGAATTGTTGGCGGAGCGGACGGGACTCGAACCCGCGACCCCCGGCGTGACAGGCCGGTATTCTAACCAACTGAACTACCGCTCCGCACAATCTGTGCTGATAAATATCATCAGTCTATTCTTTCTGTCTTTCGACAATTTCTTATCCAAGACTTAGTCTTGAATTAAATTTGGCGCTTGGCGATGCCCTACTCTCACATGGGGAAACCCCACACTACCATCGGCGTTATTACGTTTCACTACTGAGTTCGGAATGGAGTCAGGTGGTACCGCAACACTATGGTCACCAAGCAAATTCTTTACAGTTATTACACTGTTTGCTTTCTATAGAAGTTTTCACTTCGTTTTAATCTGAAAAGCTATAAATAAAGAAGTCTTTAAAACATAAAGTGTTCAATCTATTCTTAAGTCGATATTTCAATTAATCATACCACTTACGTACGAGTCGTACTTCAGTTTGTATGGTTAAGCCTCACGGGTAATTAGTACAAGTTAGCTC from Moritella marina ATCC 15381 encodes the following:
- the pyrB gene encoding aspartate carbamoyltransferase; this encodes MVNPLFRKHIVSINDISRNELELIVKTAAKLKQQPQPELLKHKVIASCFFEASTRTRLSFETAIQRLGGTVIGFDNAGNTSLAKKGETLADSISVISSYADAFVMRHPQEGAARLASEFSNVPVINGGDGSNQHPTQTLLDLFSIYETQGRLDNLNIAFVGDLKYGRTVHSLAQALAKFDGCKFHFIAPDALAMPEYICDELDEQNISYETYASIEEIVPEIDVLYMTRVQKERFDETEYQHMKAGFILSASSLEHAKPNLKVLHPLPRVDEITIDVDKTPYAYYFQQAENGVYAREALLALVLNETIGE
- the pyrI gene encoding aspartate carbamoyltransferase regulatory subunit; protein product: MKHNHMQVEAICNGYVIDHIPSGQGVKILKLFSLTDTKQRVTVGFNLPTHDGGAKDLIKVENTEITKSQANQLALLAPDATINIIENFKVTDKHSLTLPSEVENVFPCPNSNCITHGEPVISSFSIKKTKGNIGLKCKYCEKTFSKDIVTEQV
- a CDS encoding DUF1415 domain-containing protein, which translates into the protein MPDNHEIIKLQTLKWVKDIIVKYNICPFAKKELERKTIHCTVLDTSDLKEILEQVNAEFIRLDTNKDIATTLVVIPKLSASFDDFLDLIDYANDLLEMQDYEGIYQLAHMHPKYRFDDSGIKDAANFTNRSPYPILHIIREHEMARVLRVFPNPEEIPERNIELLREKGFAEIKAELEACFNVEDK